A part of Neovison vison isolate M4711 chromosome 6, ASM_NN_V1, whole genome shotgun sequence genomic DNA contains:
- the LOC122910329 gene encoding keratin-associated protein 13-1-like has translation MSYSCCSGNYSSCSFGGYLHSPRSSCGSSYPNNLFCSTNLCSPSTCQLDSSPSSGCQDTCHKPTSCQTSCVASRPCQTSCYRQRISTLCSPCQTTCSGSLSFGSSSCRSLGYGSRSSYSLGCESQGFKPMNYGVCGFPSLGYGSRFCHPTYLASRSCQSSSYRPTCGPGFF, from the coding sequence ATGTCCTACAGCTGCTGCTCTGGAAACTACTCTTCCTGCTCCTTTGGGGGATACTTGCACTCCCCAAGGTCCTCCTGTGGCTCTTCCTATCCTAACAACTTGTTCTGCAGCACTAACCTCTGCTCTCCCAGCACCTGTCAGCTGGACTCTTCCCCCTCCAGTGGCTGTCAGGACACCTGCCATAAGCCCACCAGCTGCCAGACATCTTGTGTGGCATCCAGACCTTGCCAGACATCCTGCTACCGCCAGAGGATCTCCACGCTCTGCAGTCCTTGCCAGACGACTTGCTCTGGTTCTCTGAGTTTTGGGTCCAGCAGCTGCCGTTCCCTGGGCTATGGATCCAGAAGCTCCTATTCACTGGGCTGTGAATCCCAAGGCTTCAAACCCATGAATTATGGAGTCTGTGGCTTCCCTTCTCTGGGCTATGGATCCAGATTCTGCCACCCAACCTACTTGGCTTCTAGGAGCTGCCAGTCTTCTTCTTATAGACCAACGTGTGGACCTGGCTTCTTTTGA
- the LOC122910328 gene encoding keratin-associated protein 13-1-like — MSYSCCSGNVASRSFGGYVRYPSSSCPSNLVYRTDSCSPSTCQLSSSPASGCQETCCEPTSCQTSCVASRPCQTPCYSPRTSMLCSPCQITCSRPLSFGSSSCRSLGYGSRSCYSLGCGSQGFRSLGYGVCGFPSLGYGSRFCRPTYFTSRSCQSSSYRPTCGSGFYTSSC, encoded by the coding sequence ATGTCCTACAGCTGCTGCTCCGGAAACGTCGCCTCCCGCTCCTTTGGGGGGTACGTGCGCTACCCAAGCTCTTCCTGCCCCAGCAACCTGGTCTACCGCACTGACTCCTGCTCTCCCAGCACCTGTCAGCTGAGCTCCTCCCCTGCTAGTGGCTGTCAGGAGACCTGCTGTGAGCCCACCAGTTGCCAGACATCTTGTGTGGCATCCAGACCTTGCCAAACACCCTGCTACAGCCCGAGGACCTCCATGCTCTGCAGTCCTTGCCAGATAACTTGCTCTCGGCCTCTGAGTTTTGGGTCCAGCAGCTGCCGTTCCCTGGGCTATGGATCCAGAAGCTGCTACTCACTGGGTTGTGGATCCCAGGGCTTCAGATCGCTGGGTTACGGAGTCTGTGGCTTCCCTTCACTGGGCTATGGATCCAGATTCTGTCGCCCAACTTACTTCACCTCCAGAAGCTGCCAGTCTTCATCTTACAGACCAACCTGTGGATCTGGCTTCTATACCTCAAGTTGTTGA